The Synechococcales cyanobacterium T60_A2020_003 genomic interval CTGAATGACTGACAAAAGTTGTAGAGGCTAGAACAGAGACTAGGCAGGAAGTGGAGCTTGGTATAAGCTGACAAGTTACCACACAAACCAGCACGACCGATGACTCCAACTTCCCGACTCTACGATGCGCTCAACGACTATCTGCGTCAATCCGAGTACCAATGGCGCGATGTGCGGCATCTGAAGACACTCTGCTGGATGGTGATTGGCATCCTAGAGAGCCAAAGCGTGGTTAAAGGATCAATGTCCTCCGATCCTGGTCATTACGGGGCTAGATGACCAAGATTCCGTTGATCAGGCGTTTGCCGCAGGTGCCGTCGATTACGTCACCAAACCTATTCACTGGGCGGTGTTGCGTCAGCGGGTGCGTCGTCTGCTCCAGGCAAGTTGGGCTACGGCTGAATTGCGCCGCCTTGCCTCGGTCGATGGTCTAACGCAAATTGCCAACCGCCGCACGTTTGATCGCCGCCTCCAAGCCGAATGGATTCGAGCCTGTAATAGCGGAGTGTCCATCCCCTCATCATGTGCGACATCGATTTCTTCAAACCTTACAACGACACCTATGGTCACCAAATGGGCGATGATTGTCTAAAACAAGTTGCCGTCCATCTGCAAAGTGAGGCTCAGCGTCCAGCCGATGTGGTGGCGCGTTACGGTGGCGAAGAGTTTGCTATTTTATTACCAAATACAGAACGGGCGATCGCCCAAAGCATTGCAGAACACCTACGCAGCACGATCGAAGCTGCGGCAATTCCCCACAGGGTTTCTCCCTTTCAATATGTCACCGCTAGCTTTGGCGTTTCTTCGATTACGCCGTCGCTCCTAAACGCCCCTGCCCAACTGATTACAGAAGCGGATAGAGCGCTTTATGACGCCAAAGCCAAAGGACGCAATCAAGTATCTGTTCAGCAGAACCACGAAAAGGAAACGTGAGATATATAACCGACGGCTGAGGACGAAGGAGACCTCTACACCGTATGATGAAGTCAATATTGCGACGTTTGACTCAATTTGTGCGATTGTGGCTGATGTTTTGCATAATTAGATGCTTATATTTTGCCGTCAGAGCATAGTCGGGCATTGGTTGGAATTTACATCCTATCCACATTTGGATCAAACCCTTGTACGGAGTGACTACACAAAGTTTTTAGAGGAGCATGTACGAGCAAAAAGCAGCCCAGGATCGAGTGGTCAATATCGTGTTAGTCGAAGATGACGAAGTGGATGTTATGAATATTCAGCGAGCTTTCAAGCGTGCGAATATTGTCAATCCGCTCTATATTGCCTCTAACGGTCTTGAAGCCTTGGATATTCTACGAGGTAAAAGTGACAAGTACACGCATCTTCCGAGTGAGCGTCGGTTGGTGCTTCTGGATTTAAATATGCCGAAAATGGGTGGCATCGAGTTCTTGAATGAGTTGCGAGCCGATGAAGCGCTGCGGGCAACACCAGTGGTGGTTCTAACAACATCTAATCAAGATCAAGACCGAGTCGAAGCCTACAATCTCAATGTCGCTGGCTACTTACTTAAACCCGTGACCTTTGCGACCTTTGCTGAGTTGATGGTGGCTCTTAATAAGTACTGGACTCTATGCGAGATGCCGTAGAACGATGGGAGCATCCCACGTTTGCAAATTTATCAAGGTCTGGAGGGCATCTTGCCCGCGAGCGGGACGCTCGCACTACCCGTACAAAATTGGGATGCTCCCTGGAACGATGGTGTCTGTTTCGAATAATGTTCTTCTTTCAAACTAGCGTTTTTAGATTTTTATTTAAACAAAATGTGCCAATTTTTGGATCAACATTGTCAAGCGGATGGTATTAGATTCGGTTAATTCAGTTGAAGTCTTTTTAATGAATTTCTGTACTGATTTAAGTGAGTTATGAAAGAGTGTTTTAGGATTTTAATTGTAGATGATGATGTCGATCGCATGGCCGTGCGTCGAGCGTTGGTGCGGTCGGGTGTGCAGACTCAGATCCAAGAGGTGCAGAGTTGCAAACAGGCGATCGCTTGTTTGCGCGATGAGACCTTTAGCTGCGTGTTTTTGGACTATCAACTCCCGGATCAGGACGGTCTATCTCTAGTCCAGCAAATTCGGCAAAACAGTATTAATGTTCCCCTGGTGGTGCTGACGGGGCAAGGCGATGAACGCATTGCCGTAGAACTGATGAAGGCAGGCGCGACGGATTATGTTGCGAAATCTCGGATTTCTCCAGAACTGCTGGCGAAGGTACTCCAAAACGCGATTCGGGTTCACCAGGCTGAGCAACAGGTTTGGATCGCGAACGAGCAACTGCGAGCCAGTAATGAATTGTTGCGGCAACAAAATAAGGAATTGGAACGGCAGCGACAGCAAATTCAGGTTCAAAATCTACGCTTGCTTGAAGCATCTCGGCTCAAATCCCAGTTTTTGGCTACAATGTCCCACGAGCTACGGACACCGATGAACGCCATTATTGGCTTTTCGCAATTGCTCCTCAGACCGCAGAAAACGTCTCTAACAGAAAAGCAGCGGGATATGGTGCAGCGAATTCTCAATAACGGGAAGAATTTGCTGACCATGCTCAATGAAATCTTAGATTTTTCCAAAATTGAGGCAGGTCGTTTAGAACTGCAACCGGAGCCGATTGATATCCAAGCGATCGCCCGGACTACCGTGGAAGAATTGCGATCGCTCGCGGAGGAAAAGTGTTTAGGTTTGGACGTTCAGGATTCGTTGCTTGATCCCAAAGTCGTGAACGATCCGCACCGATTGCGGCAAATTCTGGTT includes:
- a CDS encoding response regulator — encoded protein: MYEQKAAQDRVVNIVLVEDDEVDVMNIQRAFKRANIVNPLYIASNGLEALDILRGKSDKYTHLPSERRLVLLDLNMPKMGGIEFLNELRADEALRATPVVVLTTSNQDQDRVEAYNLNVAGYLLKPVTFATFAELMVALNKYWTLCEMP
- a CDS encoding response regulator; the encoded protein is MKECFRILIVDDDVDRMAVRRALVRSGVQTQIQEVQSCKQAIACLRDETFSCVFLDYQLPDQDGLSLVQQIRQNSINVPLVVLTGQGDERIAVELMKAGATDYVAKSRISPELLAKVLQNAIRVHQAEQQVWIANEQLRASNELLRQQNKELERQRQQIQVQNLRLLEASRLKSQFLATMSHELRTPMNAIIGFSQLLLRPQKTSLTEKQRDMVQRILNNGKNLLTMLNEILDFSKIEAGRLELQPEPIDIQAIARTTVEELRSLAEEKCLGLDVQDSLLDPKVVNDPHRLRQILVNLLSNAIKFTESGRITVSLTEPTPDQVAIAVSDTGIGIAADDLLHIFEAFRQADQSTTRHHMGTGLGLAITYSLVKMMDGEITVESRLGEGSTFNIYLPRHVVVKGCPAPMPSRILETNVSR